Within Paralichthys olivaceus isolate ysfri-2021 chromosome 14, ASM2471397v2, whole genome shotgun sequence, the genomic segment tgggGAGCCAAGTTAATGTGACATCATGTTATAAAGTGGATTTTAAAAGAACacagaaaactgaactgaaactgcatttttaaaaatttccCAGCACAGTGTTCAAGGTTTCTGACTGCTAAGCAAACACTATTGTGTCATAGcagttttaacagtttttacTACTCCAGCGCAACTAAACTGATTCCTTGGCATGATGCTGTTTCTGTGTAGATACAGTATTCAGAGTTTGAGGATTCTCTCATTGGAATCCTATTGAATATCACCCTCCTTCACTGGGCAAAAGCATTTGGCACATGCACATTTTAGATTTTGCTCATGCTTAAAGTCAAACAACCAATACAACAAATTCATTCACTGCACACCTTCGAACAGAGTCCCATTTAGTTTCAAAGCCAGCACTGTGAGCCTGTACTACTCGTGGACACGAGGCAGATATTCTGATGATGACTCAGTCATTCTCTTTATCTCTGAAAGTCTTCACATTTCCCCTGCTGATGAACTTGATGCACTGGCGGTAGCAGCTTACGATTCGTGTTTGGCCCAGCTTAAAAGCCATGGACATGATGGCCATCCCGGCAATGAGGAAGAGGGAGGTAACCATAAAGTATTTGGGGTGATTGGGTACAATGTCGCCAAAACCTATGGTGGTGAGAGTGATGAAGACAAAGTAGTAGGGGTCAAAGCCCTTGAATTCAGTTTCCCATATCGGCAGGATAAAACCTACAAAGAAAATGTAGGcaaacacaattaaaagaaTTAGCACAAAGGGTACATCCAGCATTTCCATCCCATCCCCTAACCCTGAAAAGTCCCATATGACATATCCTTTGGGTGGTGGTGGCAGTCGGTTCAGCTCTGGACAAGAGAGGGTCCTGAGCAGTGGGCTCTTTCTGAGTAAATTGTCTCTGGCGAGGATCTTCTCGAAGATCTCTTTGTTGTTTTGGAGCTGGATTGACTTGTGTCGCACGTCTTCCTGGCTGCGCAGCACCTGCCGGATGTCAAGGGGTTCACGGATCACAACGTCGTGGCTAAAAACGAAGGTACCGTCATCCATGGTCCAGTTCTTGGCCTCCGTTGCGCTCTTACGAGACTTCAGTGGTGACCAGGTGTGGCAGAAGAGCATTTTGCAGCAACTGTGAATGTGTACGTAGGCTCTGGACATTAGCATGGCAAGGAAGTCTCCCACATCGAGGATGACCAGGAGCATAAGAGGGATGCCCACCATGGCATATAAAACGCATACCACCTTACCAGGCAGGGTAACTGGATAGATCTCCCCATACCCTGCAACAATATAGAGAAAATGGACATATTGGTAATGTCAAGTAACAAAAGATCTCTGACACTGATCAGATCAAGTAAGGGATAAGAAACTGTCCTCATAACCATATAAATCACATTAAATTCAACCAGACTGctacttttattttatcaataaAAACTGTGACAAATTCATTCGTCATTGACCCATTTTTTCCCCATGATGATGAAACAGATGTCTTTAAACAATACCTGTGAGTAAATTCCTATACGGATCATTGAACAGTGATTTTGTATTCACTTGTTAGAGAAGCCCAAGTCCTCTACTTGTGATTTTGATTGGGTGAAATACACAGCATATTTTTTGGAGGAAGGTTTAGGGTTGAGATGACCTTTTGCAGCGTCTTCCTGTGCACTGCAAAGGGTCATTAAAACCGCTCAAAGAATAATCGgccgccccctcccctccctgaaGGACCTCTACAACACCCGCTGTCTCAGGGGGGCACGCAGCATTCTCAGAGACAGCACACATCCAGGGCTGTTTGAGGCGCTGCCCTCAGGCAGAAGGCTCAGGGTCCTGAGGTCACGgacaaacagactgagagagagtTTTTACAACAAGGCGATTGCAAtgataaatgcaaatgtaaatatctgACTCAATCATGTGTCATTCCAGCTGCAATAACACTATGGGACTTTCAATCCTTGACCTTTCTGTGCAATAAACACTTGCGGGCATTTTCAGTGCAATCAAACACTTTGTATATTACCCAGATTATCGAGATATATCAGTACATTATcggtatatagtatatagtatttATTCTGTACAGTTTGCACTTCTCCAAATATGCATATTATCTGCATGTATCGGTACATTATTGGTACAATTAATCTTTTTTGTATAGTATATCCACTTCGTTAAATGCCTTTGGTCCTGGAATccccttatttttatttcaatttgtgttgtggtttgtgtcttgtatcttgttaattgtatgtttggcaTCAAGGAGGATGACTGTGCTACAATTTTGTTGTGCTAGTGTACGATGTACGAccgtgcaatgacaataaagtcttttgaattttgaattgaGATACTGTAGGTCTGAGGGGCAGTAGccacctttttctttcttttggttTTAAAGCATGTCAATTTAAAaagcttcaaataaaaaaaactgtaatatctgtgaattttaaaaagcaacaaCTATAGTCGACATTACTCTATTACATGAAAGACACACTGTCATTAATGTAAGAATATAGAGTCCAGAGGGTCACTTTGAAAAAGCTTTAATAATTATCACTTCATTTtgaacaattaaaatgaaactttcTGAAACTGTCTTACAACATATACCTCAGCAAACACCAAAAGTTACTGCTTGTACACACTGCCATTCTTTGGTTagttttttacaaaaaaaattaaCCTATGTGTGTAACCCAAACGGAATTTCTTATATTACTTTACACTAACTGAATTCCAAACCTTTTACTCAAGGCTAACACATTTTCCTTCACAAattataaatcaaattaaaacaaaacaaaactttgtCTGTGTCCATGTGCATTGTAAATTAATAATTCTATTTACTGTACTTCTTTAcagctgtaatatcaaaatcagctgtaatatcaaaatcattctgtaatggaaaacttgcatatGACATTAGTttgaactctttcctatgtctgatcattgctcgtgtgctgtgttcgacaataactcatatagaaacacaattgTGCTTGCATAAGAGGAACTGCTTGGCAAACGTGCAGACGGACGATTTGAAACAACACACTAATCTTTGCAGTAGCAAACTTCTTTCATTCATGCAGAAGTAAGAGCAGTTAGCTTCCTGTGTTAACCAGACTAAAGGTGGCTTCCGTTTTTCATGCCATTACTCAGAAACAGTtatctcttatgtttcctgtttacctgactgtataaaaccttcttctttccctatttgaaggtgttccactctgagcattcatgctgagtgtgaaaccctctgcagagctctatTAAAGACCCAAAGATAACTCCGGCCTGaaaaaaactctttatttcacatctcgagataCATTTCCACCACAATTGTTTTCGAatcaattatatttttatgcTTTATATGGCAAACAAAGCAATTTCTGCAAAGGCAGGTTGTCACAGGAACAAAGCATCATAACATCACACCAGTTAAATATTACACTGGGTAACCAGATGCTTCTGCATTTAATACTGTTATGCAAATGAACTGTGCTTGGCTTCTTTAATATACTGACACCCCAACATtttcagtaaacacacactgtgtgttctaatttgtaattttatacaattaaaatcaaacaaaaagtaTGAATGTCAACATCTCAGAAAATATGCAATGCCTAACTTACGATTTGAGGTTGACACCACATCCATCACCCAAACTGAGCTGTTTAGAGCGACTTATAGTAAATTCAACATGTATGAGGGGCCATTCGAGGGTTCAGTGCCTGGATAGTTCTGCTAATTAACTGTTAACATGTGTTTGTTAGAAGACAACACTGAAATTAGCTGGTTTCAATAAAGTTGACAGTGATGTTATCTTCAAACAGAAGATCAGCACCAGTACAGAAGCAAAGAAAGAGCTTTAAGCCATTCTCATCTAGTTCTCTGACATATCTCATATCGGTCTCCAACTCTCAATAACAAACATGACAAGAAAATGAACTAAAACATCATCATAGAACTTCTCCAGTTAATGACTTATACATTAGGACAGTATTTTCCCCTGAAATGTTGTTTACATATGCAGATTAGCTTGTTTGGTGAATTTAGGAGAAATCTACTGACACAAAGGGTAAAACAAACACCATcaaaatgtgtatatttgtattttctttccatTAGAGCGAAAAAAGACATGGAAGCATGGAACCAACGTTGTAGCTTTAAGAGTAGGCTTATTTTTTTTATGGTGagaacagctgttttcagttttgtctggagatttttgttgattttgaagtgttgtttatttaaatgccACCAAAAGaattcaaatgatttattgtcatgtgaaaaataaacatgattaGTACAAGTTTTGAAAATTCTTACTAGTTACTTTAAATATAGAAACCAGCAGTAGAGTTAACATGCTCATGGTGGTATAGTTTCCTTGTTGGTGTTGCCTGATAAACCAAGTGAATACTAAATAAGtccattgtctctgtgtgaactgtttttaacaactgtgtgagtgtgagggtgAGTCAGAGAAAATGTCCTGAATGAAGGTGGCCTGGTCAAATGATCCAAGGTTGTGTGGTGCTTTCTCAAGGATTTCCTTCATGGTTTTGATATGTACGACAAGAAAGATTCTTTGATACTGTTGACGGTGACACCATACAGGGTTTCCTCCAAGAGTGGAAGTGGAAAGTGCATGCGGAAACATCCACTGCTAGCCTCCCTATGACAAATGCTTTTCCAATGGCTTGCTCTCTGCACCCACATCTCCTCTTTTCCCCATTTTTCACTGGTCACCACAACTGCTCAACCGGCTGCCCACACTGAATCTGGTTCTGTTGTCTgaggtttctcccagttaatgagggagtttcttctctccacactcaaagtgctgctcattatTGGAACTGTCGGGTTTCTCTGTTTTGTTAGATCTTGACTTCACTATGTAAAGTACCtcgagataatgtatgttatgatttggtgctacacaaataaaatggtATTGAATTgtctttattactgttcacgtgtgttGGTTATAGTAAacttgaatgatttacttaactggtataaagcattgcagcaggGAAACAAACGATATAatttaactttgaataaaaCTTGCTAAAGAGGGAgcgattctatgaatgttgcggccatgatggagatcagccCCCCTAAATGTCTGTTTCAGgccaaatgaaaataatcacattatcAAAATGACCTGGAGGGGttttggggggggtggggttcTCCCATGTAATTATTGCAAAGAAGCTCAGTTTTGTCGACATCTGCAAAGGCAAACTTGAAAATATAGTTGTACAAATACAACAGTAATTTGTCACAACCATGTCATATTGGGACCTTTTCAAATAATCACTTTCACTTCACAACAACAGTGGATTAGTGTTATGATCTACAAATCCTCTGAGCCTTGCTTTAAAACCATAAAATGACAATTGTGGAGAGAAGAATGAAGTTCCAAACTGCACAGAGAAGAGAGGTTCAAACCTCTAATAATGTCTAATAAGCATTTTGTGGTGAAGGACACATTGTCCTACTCCGAGAGTGCCTTTTCCTCACTGAGTCGTCGGCTTCCTGTTCCTGCAAAGCCATTAAGCCATTAGCCATTAGCTGGCTTCCCTTAACCACTTAtcatgtatataaatgtaacaGACTTACTAATGTATCTTCACGAGGCTCTTACACATTAAAATGACGTCAGGACAGAAAGCAAACTGCAAATAATAGAAGTAAATAGCTAAACTAACAAATTATATAAAACGTAGAGACATATTTTTTACAAACTAATATGTGAAAAATCACTGGAAATTGAAATTTAATCAAAAAACTACACTACGACACATCTTAAAAATACTTCAACAATTGTATTATAAGGCATCGAGCTGACATTAAGTGTTTGTTCCGTAATTAACTGAGTTGTAGTGGTGGGTGAGTTCAGAGGGAAGAAGTTATTGATTTTAAACATGCGAGGATAAAAAAtctgagaaaaaacatttcatggcAACCAGGTCTGGACTAACGGAGATTTCCACTTCTTAAACAAAGTGACAGACAACAGAAGGGCTGACAGACACTGCCCATAGAAAGGCAACTGTCAAGGGAGCAGTAGGCTATGCATGATTCAGTGGCAGCAAATGGTTATGATGCAGATtgcaataaacaaaaaaaactttgtttcaCACTTCCACTTCCAAGTGTGTAGGAAGATCTATTGTGACAAAAAACATGaacgtctctctcctctctggagcCAGTGGTTTTGTCTGGTCTGGGCAATTTCAAGAATCAATCAGTTGATCATCACCCTGCAGTGAATCACGTCTCAATGAACTGCAAACTGCCAAACGTATATTTGCCTTACAAAGCCCTTGTTGAACCCAAATTCACTGCATGGACAACCTTCGATTtgagcttcacttttgggaaatCTTAAAGTTGATGAAAGGATTTTATTGTTGACTTTTAGGGCCAGTTCTGGACTTTAATCTTCGTACATTTCAGCTCTTTTGACTCAGCCAAGTTCTTACTTGTTATTCCACTGTCCCAGTTGAGGACCAAGGGTGGCCGAGCCCTTTCTGCCAGGGCTCCCACTCTCTAAAGACTGGCAAAGACTGACAAACTCCTTATCgtcttttaaatctttcttacaaacacagttttgtgaGTGTGCTTACCCCTGACGTCTGAATTGAACTGATTAATATGTCATTTTGCAgtctaaataaaaatggaaaaagaataTTCAGTTTAAAAATGACTACAATCACAATCATAGTCTGCCAGCAGCTCTGCATCAGAATTAGCTCCTTTCAGGGGCAGAAACAACTATATGTTGAAGCCCCCTGATGGTCCATGGTCTGCTGACAGCACATTCAAAGAAACGTTCACATGCTTTCAAACACCATGGCTCCAACACTGGCTTATGTGTGTCACAGCTGTGGGGGTGAGTACAGGCCATTTAAGATCTGCTGGATGATTTTATTTAGCTGTTTCTCATCGTGTCAACACAAGCACACTATGTGTAGAACCCTTGATCAGCACCGGGATGACGCCCGACTACAGTAAGTGCACAGACTAATTGCAGCTGAATGGCAGTGGATCTATGATTATTTTATAGGTTCTTCCAATcacttaaatacattttcaaacaagGCCAAGAACATACTAAAAAAGAATATCAAGAATAGGAGCATCTTCTGggcttttttaatttgtaatacACACTGATATCAAAATCCAAGAAAAGTCCATGGTATGTCCTgtttaaaaacagtaaaaatgcCTTTATCATACGCCATGATAATAAAGGCATTACAATCTATTTTTACACCAGCAAGATGTGTCCTCTGATAAACTGTAAATGGAGCATTGGCTGCACAGGGACTAACACACAGAGACCATGGGCCTCAATTATTGCAACCATCCAAAAACAGCTGCCATCTGCTCATTAGACAAACTCAAGCCACATAAGGAAGAAAGGGATCCTTAAACTGTTTTAGGATCTCGGCTTCTCAGTCTGCTGCTTGGTCAGTAATGCAGTGTATGTTGGAGCTGTCTGCAACATTATGTTCAAGGTCCAGAAATCAGTTTGCACACAAGACATCGCATGATGTTTTTGGGAACATTACGACTTATTTGCTTTCCCTTCGTTTATCTCCTAAGATCAATTAAACCGAGGATGAAATAAATGACATTATTTACACATCATTGATTTTATGGCTGTAattgtaattgttgttttaaatttagAGATAGGTGAATGAatttctgctgcagacacaaTTCCTAACCAATGGTTTGAATGGACTGTGtgtacatgaacacacacagtgatattAACCATTGACCACAACATTTGAATCTGGTCATCagtgagtcaaagtgaattgAGCCAGATGTAATGGCAGCCCCTGAAGTCACtgtgatcttgacctttgacctccaggcaaTCTAATAATTAATCCTTGAGTCggagtgaatgtttgtaccgaGTTAGACGAAATTCCTGagaggtgtttttaagatatAGCATTACAGAGAATGGGAGATGGAATACTTAATGCCTTTAGCCACTAATTGTTGCTGGCAGAGAGAGAATATTGATTGTGTGAGTAAAAAATAATGGTAGACAAAATGTACAGCATTAAAATACCAACAGCCTTTATAGACATGACAACATGTCAGCAGAGTTTACACAcataaagccctatgagacaaatagtgatttgtgaatatgggctgtacaaatacaatttgattgattgataacaAATATACAAAACTACATATGAATAGCACAGCAAAAAAAAGCACATCAACTGGAAAATAACATTAAGTGCGTAATAATTTATCAATGTGCAACAAATCCTATACCATGCAAATCTGTCAGAGGGAAGATTGCATCTCTGCCCCCCCgatcatttctttatttaatacatgtcaatgactatttcactttggactcccatagtccctctctctctttttctctctcatttcagatatctctgacccccggaacttcaggaaaacaactattaccattattactaatattaaaacaatatttaagTAATTCAGTATTGtatgaattgtgcctgttatcaataataattaataagcCTCTGcactgttactgtttacattttaactagtcagatctgatacctgatggtgctcaagtgttcccggtctctctcgcctctctctctctctctccctctccccccctccccactatctctctctcctctctcccctcttttccactcatctctcctctcctctcttttctttgctcaccccaaccagttgaggcagatgaccgcccacattaaGTCTGGTTCtggaggtttctctctgttaatgagagagtttttcttctccacagtccctaaagtgctgctcattgtggggactgttgggtttctctatattttaattttaagatcctgaccttctatgtaaagtgccttgagataatgtatattatgatttggcgctacaaaaataaaattgagtGTTGATGTTCATTCAAAGGGCTGGATTCAGACCATCAGCAgtaactgtagatcagttaaaaggCTTCATTAAGAACCAGTGTTAATCTCAAATATTCAGAAGAGAAACCTTTTATGACTTGTAATCAACAGAGACTGGTGTATTTTTTGATTGAGGGTGTCACAACTATCTACCGCTGCCTTGTTTCTAATCATGTCTCCCCCCTAGCTTCAGCCTTTCTTTCTGGCTGCTTTCTCTGCGCTCTTGAATCGACTGCTCTAACATTCCTCCTCCGTTCTTGGATTTGTTTGTGCTACAACCCTCGAAAAATTCCCCAACCATTAGAATGCCAGGTGTCGTGTTGACCACTGGTCAACCAATGAAATGAACCCTGCCTGTTGCGGGCGTGATGGACTTCCCCTTGCTTTCTGTATGACTTTTTGGAATAAAACAACAGGGGAAGTCCATCTAATAAAGCCTTAGAGGGCGGAAGTGGACCCAGATAAGAGTAACCAAATCAGCCAAGTTTATAATGTGTTCACTTCTtgtaaaataatcaaacaacATACACAACTGATACACAGCCTCTCCGCCACCATGTGTTAATCTTCACTTCAGGATGAAGAGCATATAACCATCTCGTTACTGGACG encodes:
- the kcnk18 gene encoding potassium channel subfamily K member 18, which translates into the protein MSVAAKKAISAKAESRKCAGRLWRFFPHLLLCLSLVAYAALGALIFQYIEGGSESSTQQEYHRFLGQIVSIVKNLTDNASSTDQYILEQVETKMKDDFKSIWLQRPDRWNFFGSMFFCCTVFTTVGYGEIYPVTLPGKVVCVLYAMVGIPLMLLVILDVGDFLAMLMSRAYVHIHSCCKMLFCHTWSPLKSRKSATEAKNWTMDDGTFVFSHDVVIREPLDIRQVLRSQEDVRHKSIQLQNNKEIFEKILARDNLLRKSPLLRTLSCPELNRLPPPPKGYVIWDFSGLGDGMEMLDVPFVLILLIVFAYIFFVGFILPIWETEFKGFDPYYFVFITLTTIGFGDIVPNHPKYFMVTSLFLIAGMAIMSMAFKLGQTRIVSCYRQCIKFISRGNVKTFRDKEND